One segment of Clostridium ljungdahlii DSM 13528 DNA contains the following:
- a CDS encoding ATP-dependent metallopeptidase FtsH/Yme1/Tma family protein, producing the protein MKKIKNKFIIIPILTSILSLCMLLFMNYSNSSVPYKSYISFQKDVSKKIVSTVYMTDSSQIRVKLKNGSIYDTDNPRTPNAKEVLLNDGISVSEQYTVNNRQAYPTAILIISIMTAVFMALKFSNKSSKKIVSLDSLDASAIEDSNCNFKSVAGNEEAKESVQDIVDFLKNPKKYASYGARMPKGILLFGEPGTGKTLLARAIAGEAEVPFYAVSGSDFVQVYVGVGASRIRQLFKKAKSNKSGKAVIFIDEIDAIGKKRDGSGSTGGSDERDQTLNALLTEMSGFNEKEGIVIIAATNRLDMLDPALLRPGRFDRHIEVTLPDVSSREKIISLHLKNKPVDNIDVHEWAQKTSYFSGAKIESLINEAAILACKEDSTYIENKHIDKAFSIVLTGYEKKDRDYIKDIDKRITAYHEVGHALVSSKVLPNEKISKITIIPSTKGAGGYTLSIPEDKLYQNKDYLRKRIMVLLGGRAAEEVIFGADYVTTGAYNDLQHSTNIAFKMVTQYGMGNTLGLLNMRELSDLNINQNEIIKECKCLTDSIYNDVKNILIENRHCLKATVQLLMEKETLFSNDLKNLFN; encoded by the coding sequence ATGAAAAAGATAAAAAATAAGTTTATAATAATTCCTATTTTAACCTCTATTTTATCTCTTTGCATGTTACTATTTATGAATTATAGTAACAGCTCTGTACCCTATAAGTCATATATTTCGTTTCAAAAAGATGTATCAAAGAAAATAGTTTCAACAGTGTATATGACAGATTCCTCCCAAATAAGAGTAAAATTAAAAAACGGAAGCATATATGATACGGATAATCCTAGAACCCCTAATGCTAAAGAAGTACTTTTAAACGATGGAATAAGTGTATCTGAGCAATATACTGTAAATAACAGGCAAGCTTATCCTACTGCTATACTTATAATTTCCATTATGACAGCTGTTTTTATGGCACTTAAGTTTTCTAACAAATCTTCTAAAAAAATAGTATCTCTCGATTCCTTAGATGCTTCTGCCATAGAAGATTCTAATTGTAATTTTAAAAGTGTAGCGGGAAATGAGGAAGCTAAAGAGAGTGTCCAGGATATAGTTGATTTCTTAAAGAACCCTAAAAAATATGCGTCTTATGGTGCAAGAATGCCAAAAGGGATTTTATTATTCGGTGAGCCAGGAACCGGAAAAACTCTCCTTGCAAGAGCCATTGCAGGTGAAGCAGAAGTCCCATTTTATGCTGTTTCAGGCTCTGATTTTGTACAAGTATATGTAGGTGTAGGTGCCAGCCGTATAAGACAGCTATTTAAAAAAGCTAAAAGCAATAAATCTGGAAAAGCGGTTATCTTTATAGATGAAATAGACGCTATAGGTAAAAAAAGAGATGGCTCAGGAAGTACCGGAGGCTCTGATGAAAGAGATCAAACTTTAAATGCTCTGCTTACAGAAATGTCTGGATTTAATGAAAAAGAGGGAATTGTAATAATAGCTGCCACCAATAGGTTAGATATGCTAGATCCTGCCCTTTTAAGACCTGGAAGATTTGATAGACATATAGAAGTAACTCTTCCTGACGTTTCTTCAAGGGAAAAAATTATATCTCTCCACTTAAAAAACAAACCTGTAGACAATATAGATGTACATGAGTGGGCTCAAAAAACTTCTTACTTTTCAGGTGCAAAAATTGAGAGCTTAATAAATGAAGCTGCAATACTCGCCTGTAAAGAAGATAGTACTTATATAGAAAACAAGCACATTGATAAAGCTTTTTCCATAGTACTAACAGGGTATGAGAAAAAAGATAGGGATTATATAAAAGATATAGATAAAAGAATAACTGCTTACCATGAAGTAGGCCATGCTCTAGTATCCTCAAAAGTACTTCCAAATGAAAAGATTTCTAAAATAACAATCATTCCAAGTACTAAGGGAGCTGGAGGTTATACATTAAGTATACCTGAGGACAAGCTCTATCAAAATAAAGATTACCTACGTAAAAGAATAATGGTACTTTTAGGTGGAAGAGCTGCTGAAGAAGTTATCTTTGGAGCAGATTACGTAACCACAGGTGCCTATAATGATCTTCAGCATAGTACAAACATAGCCTTTAAAATGGTAACTCAGTATGGAATGGGAAACACTTTAGGTCTTTTAAATATGAGGGAGCTATCAGATTTAAATATAAATCAAAACGAGATTATCAAAGAGTGTAAGTGTCTTACAGATTCAATATATAATGATGTAAAAAATATTCTTATTGAAAATAGGCACTGTCTTAAAGCCACAGTTCAGTTACTTATGGAAAAGGAGACCTTATTTTCAAATGATTTAAAAAACTTATTTAACTAG
- a CDS encoding M48 family metallopeptidase, with translation METTHRLSSFEYKVIKKDIKNITIKINGKGEVYVIAPLNVSYPSIEKIVENKMEWIQENVEVTKNRIYNMKSMGLLDGKKLLWIGNFLKIEMQQADIKKCYVEIAEDKIIVYGKAVLLKNEENIKKSICEFYKQRAKVIFRERVDIYHKNLNVYPKKITIRCQKTRWGSCSSNGNISFNYKILMAPMEVIDYVVVHELCHLVYMDHSRDYWRLVESIIPQYKNRRKWLKCNGYMLNFPEKYI, from the coding sequence ATGGAAACAACTCATAGACTTTCTTCATTTGAATATAAGGTAATAAAGAAGGATATAAAAAACATAACTATTAAAATTAATGGAAAAGGTGAAGTATATGTAATAGCACCTCTTAATGTTAGTTATCCATCCATAGAGAAAATAGTTGAGAATAAAATGGAATGGATACAGGAAAACGTGGAAGTTACAAAGAATAGAATTTATAACATGAAGTCTATGGGGCTGTTAGATGGAAAAAAGCTTTTATGGATAGGGAATTTTTTAAAAATAGAAATGCAGCAGGCAGACATAAAAAAATGTTATGTAGAAATTGCAGAAGATAAAATTATAGTTTATGGCAAAGCTGTTTTATTAAAAAATGAAGAAAATATTAAAAAGAGCATATGCGAATTTTATAAACAAAGGGCTAAGGTGATTTTTAGAGAACGAGTGGATATTTATCACAAAAATCTAAATGTTTATCCAAAAAAAATAACAATTAGGTGTCAGAAGACTAGATGGGGAAGCTGTTCCTCTAACGGTAATATTAGTTTCAATTACAAAATATTAATGGCACCTATGGAAGTTATAGATTATGTAGTTGTGCATGAACTTTGCCACCTGGTATATATGGATCATTCTAGAGATTACTGGAGATTAGTAGAATCTATAATTCCACAATACAAAAACAGAAGGAAATGGCTTAAATGTAATGGATATATGCTTAATTTTCCAGAAAAATACATATGA
- a CDS encoding YkvA family protein: MKVSFGKAILTEQDILGIVHEYVNIEGLNIEKISINEIITIEGTYKSKISVNFQVKMGIGNINNNIINLKIFDVHVYKFRVFKNVKNIVLKKLLDNFSPYGVEVDRDTVRVDLNLAVKLIPYFNLKLKKVEILPRALEVEAEDIRYEEKKKFPNIEKKKRSILILDKYHKFRKKVVSKVPQKYEKIVEYGMLVPDIIMLFIRLFKDKRVKIKVKIMLSGVIAYLASPIDIIPDFIPFVGKIDDVALAFFALNTIIDEIPEEIIIENWHGKENIILVTREAVQYITKIIGSANVSKVLNQLSNVFKSSERKEKEGRSVT, from the coding sequence ATGAAAGTGTCCTTTGGAAAAGCAATTTTGACAGAACAAGACATACTTGGTATAGTTCATGAGTATGTGAATATAGAAGGACTTAATATAGAAAAGATAAGTATAAATGAAATAATAACAATAGAAGGGACATATAAGAGCAAAATATCTGTTAATTTTCAAGTTAAGATGGGAATAGGAAATATAAATAACAATATAATAAATTTAAAAATATTTGATGTACATGTGTATAAGTTTAGGGTATTTAAGAATGTAAAAAATATTGTCCTTAAGAAATTATTAGATAACTTTTCTCCTTATGGGGTAGAGGTGGACAGAGATACAGTAAGAGTGGATTTAAATCTGGCAGTAAAGCTGATACCTTACTTTAATCTTAAATTAAAAAAAGTAGAAATACTTCCTAGAGCACTAGAGGTAGAAGCAGAAGATATAAGATATGAGGAAAAAAAGAAATTTCCAAACATAGAGAAAAAGAAAAGAAGTATACTTATTCTAGATAAGTATCATAAGTTTAGAAAAAAAGTTGTAAGTAAGGTGCCGCAAAAATATGAAAAAATCGTAGAGTATGGGATGCTTGTACCGGATATTATAATGTTATTTATAAGATTATTTAAGGACAAAAGGGTTAAAATAAAGGTTAAGATTATGCTGTCAGGCGTAATAGCTTACCTTGCAAGTCCTATAGATATAATACCTGATTTTATACCTTTTGTTGGGAAAATAGATGATGTTGCTCTGGCGTTTTTTGCACTTAATACTATAATAGATGAAATACCAGAAGAAATCATAATTGAAAATTGGCATGGTAAGGAAAATATAATTCTGGTTACAAGAGAAGCAGTACAATATATTACAAAAATAATTGGAAGTGCAAATGTTTCTAAGGTTTTAAATCAGCTAAGCAATGTATTCAAATCATCTGAAAGAAAAGAAAAAGAGGGGAGAAGTGTTACATAA
- a CDS encoding rhomboid family intramembrane serine protease: MSSYIDNLIDKLCKNYNFNIIELEGINGTCSKWALCREQNSIMQVVFFSRVESYRNINAEDIKLRLKKLFDSKSVRLVQIVLDREVHVTVDENNNPQCGLIFLNPYFNQITLYTPDLEQLAKEIYNCMIYVKQSTLANKQSKNIYKMKDLIVTWIIIALNVAVYTVTAYLSGNIFDSNINVLVFMGAKVNSLIASGEYYRLFTCMFLHAGIVHLGVNMYSLYIMGSFVEKVYGKVKYIVMYLISGLVSSVFSFMFSSSISVGASGAIFGLLGAALVFAIKMKHKIGKEFLMNVISIIVVNLIIGFSIANVDNFGHLGGLVGGVVITYFIGQCKNIAQ, encoded by the coding sequence ATGAGTTCATATATTGATAATTTAATAGACAAGTTATGCAAAAACTATAATTTTAATATTATAGAGCTAGAAGGTATAAATGGAACATGCAGTAAATGGGCGTTATGCAGAGAGCAAAATTCTATTATGCAGGTAGTTTTCTTTTCTAGGGTGGAAAGTTATAGAAATATAAATGCTGAAGATATAAAGTTACGTTTAAAGAAACTGTTTGACAGTAAAAGTGTAAGACTTGTACAAATAGTGTTAGATAGGGAAGTACATGTCACAGTGGATGAAAATAATAATCCACAATGTGGATTAATTTTTTTAAATCCTTATTTTAATCAAATAACTTTGTATACTCCTGATTTAGAGCAATTAGCTAAAGAAATATATAATTGTATGATTTATGTAAAACAAAGTACTTTAGCAAATAAGCAGTCAAAAAATATATATAAAATGAAAGACCTAATTGTAACGTGGATCATAATAGCTTTAAATGTTGCTGTATATACGGTAACTGCATACCTTTCTGGAAATATATTTGACAGTAATATAAATGTACTTGTATTTATGGGAGCTAAGGTTAACTCACTTATAGCTTCAGGTGAGTATTATAGACTTTTTACTTGTATGTTTTTACATGCTGGAATAGTTCATTTAGGAGTAAATATGTATTCACTTTATATAATGGGTTCTTTTGTTGAGAAAGTGTATGGTAAAGTTAAATACATAGTGATGTACCTTATATCAGGTTTAGTTTCCTCGGTATTTAGTTTTATGTTTTCGTCATCTATTTCAGTAGGAGCGTCAGGAGCAATATTTGGACTTTTAGGTGCGGCATTGGTATTTGCTATAAAAATGAAACATAAAATTGGTAAGGAATTTTTAATGAATGTAATATCTATAATTGTGGTAAACCTTATAATAGGATTTTCTATAGCAAATGTAGATAATTTTGGACACTTAGGAGGGCTTGTAGGAGGAGTAGTCATAACATATTTTATTGGGCAATGTAAAAACATTGCCCAATAA
- a CDS encoding HD-GYP domain-containing protein: MRLEFIDRVMEEDVLGKSILTCEGQVLLRAGVKLNSNYIDKLKKLGVFYVYVEDERLEDVYVEDEKLSQLKQSTMKSMSKVMVNLNNYDEKGLRHSLKTVEEMINYIVDVGDVNKSLYDIQTYDNYTFVHSIDTCVMASFLGISAGYNEFDIKELGVGAILHDVGKTKVPIEILNKKGKLTDEEFAEIKKHPVYGSKILKKTVGTYSPIIKIVEQHHERVDGRGYPYGLTNKQITNFAKMVCICDVYDAVSNDRCYRKKFRPNDAYELILSGSGSSFDQEIVSYFKNTFAVYPLGCCVKLSNGVKGYVVRQNRGFPDRPVIRVLQDPETGDNISGYEVDLLKNLSIIVEEIV; encoded by the coding sequence ATGAGACTGGAATTTATAGATAGGGTTATGGAAGAAGATGTGCTTGGAAAGAGTATATTAACCTGTGAAGGACAAGTTTTATTACGAGCAGGAGTAAAGTTGAATAGTAACTATATAGATAAATTAAAAAAATTAGGTGTATTTTATGTATACGTCGAAGATGAAAGATTAGAAGATGTATATGTCGAAGATGAAAAATTGTCGCAACTTAAACAGTCCACTATGAAAAGTATGTCAAAAGTAATGGTAAATCTAAATAATTATGATGAAAAAGGATTAAGACATTCTTTAAAAACAGTAGAAGAAATGATTAATTACATAGTTGATGTTGGAGATGTTAATAAAAGCCTTTATGACATACAGACGTATGATAACTATACTTTTGTACACTCAATAGATACTTGTGTTATGGCTTCTTTTTTAGGAATTTCCGCAGGATACAATGAATTTGATATAAAGGAACTTGGTGTGGGAGCTATCCTACATGATGTAGGAAAGACAAAGGTGCCTATAGAGATATTGAATAAAAAAGGTAAGTTGACGGATGAAGAATTTGCTGAAATAAAAAAACATCCTGTATACGGTTCAAAAATCTTAAAAAAAACGGTTGGTACATACAGTCCTATAATTAAAATAGTTGAACAGCATCATGAGAGGGTTGATGGTAGAGGGTATCCTTATGGACTTACAAACAAACAGATAACAAATTTTGCAAAGATGGTTTGCATATGTGATGTATATGATGCTGTTAGTAACGATAGATGTTATAGAAAAAAGTTTCGCCCTAATGATGCTTATGAACTTATACTTTCAGGAAGTGGAAGTAGTTTTGACCAGGAAATAGTATCCTATTTCAAAAATACATTTGCTGTTTATCCACTTGGATGCTGCGTTAAGTTATCAAATGGAGTTAAGGGGTATGTTGTAAGGCAAAACAGAGGATTTCCGGATAGACCGGTGATAAGGGTATTACAAGATCCTGAAACTGGAGATAACATATCAGGTTATGAAGTCGATTTACTTAAAAATCTAAGTATAATCGTAGAAGAAATAGTATAA
- a CDS encoding manganese efflux pump MntP family protein encodes MKFYFLLLIAVALSLDAFGVSLCVGLNGAVEKRNKFQLSFSCGFFQFFFAICGAYAGFLFNTYIASVPQVIGGALVSIVGIFMVKEGLGSKGECILIKPGMILVLGVSVSIDAMVIGFTTLNNIANRIDLLISTVFIGLITFIMCLFAFFISKYLQKIHIVSKYADYIGGVILIIFGIKMMFFK; translated from the coding sequence ATGAAATTTTATTTTTTACTTTTGATTGCAGTGGCACTTTCTTTAGATGCCTTTGGTGTCTCACTGTGTGTGGGATTGAATGGCGCAGTGGAGAAAAGAAATAAGTTTCAACTTTCTTTTTCATGTGGATTTTTTCAGTTTTTTTTTGCTATATGCGGTGCTTATGCAGGCTTTTTATTTAATACATATATTGCATCTGTTCCCCAGGTAATTGGAGGAGCATTAGTATCTATAGTAGGCATCTTTATGGTTAAAGAAGGTTTGGGGAGTAAAGGAGAATGCATACTCATTAAACCAGGAATGATTCTAGTGCTTGGAGTTTCAGTAAGTATTGATGCAATGGTAATAGGATTTACAACTTTAAATAATATAGCAAATAGGATAGATCTACTTATTAGCACTGTGTTTATAGGATTAATTACCTTCATTATGTGTTTATTTGCTTTTTTTATTTCGAAGTACCTCCAGAAAATACATATTGTAAGTAAATATGCAGATTATATAGGGGGAGTAATACTTATTATATTTGGTATTAAAATGATGTTTTTTAAGTGA
- a CDS encoding ribonuclease H family protein: MVKKVYAIKEGYDFEKNEKVQNIIVNTWGECLKRVKGVKGATYKSFKDTNSALEYLKGEDKILKKSEGNYPKDCLHVYVDGSYNISTEMYSYALVAVKGNVVYYIESDSHSCEEGKNIRQISGELKAAVRGVQYALSKGEKKVVLFHDYEGTCKHALGLWERKEASSIKYYEEMSELMKNIEVIFVKVDSHTGDLFNELADEKCKEKLQIESKKSVQKWLMNNEIKTANDEVKNEILKIAPKGEKNIKVIDI; the protein is encoded by the coding sequence ATGGTTAAAAAAGTATATGCTATAAAAGAAGGATATGATTTTGAAAAAAATGAAAAGGTTCAAAATATTATAGTAAACACCTGGGGAGAATGTCTAAAACGTGTAAAAGGTGTTAAAGGTGCTACATATAAGAGTTTTAAGGATACAAATTCAGCTTTGGAATATTTAAAAGGAGAGGATAAGATTTTAAAAAAGTCTGAGGGCAACTATCCTAAAGATTGTTTACATGTATATGTGGATGGAAGTTATAACATTTCAACGGAGATGTATTCTTATGCATTGGTGGCAGTTAAAGGTAATGTAGTTTATTATATAGAAAGCGATTCACATTCTTGTGAAGAAGGTAAGAATATAAGGCAAATATCTGGAGAATTAAAAGCAGCTGTTAGAGGAGTACAATATGCTTTGTCTAAGGGAGAGAAAAAAGTCGTTTTGTTCCACGACTATGAAGGAACCTGCAAGCACGCCCTTGGGCTATGGGAGAGAAAAGAAGCCTCATCTATAAAATATTACGAAGAAATGAGCGAGCTTATGAAAAACATTGAGGTTATATTTGTTAAAGTAGATAGTCATACTGGGGATTTGTTTAATGAATTGGCAGATGAAAAGTGCAAGGAAAAGTTACAAATAGAATCAAAAAAAAGTGTTCAAAAATGGTTAATGAATAATGAGATAAAGACAGCTAATGATGAGGTAAAGAATGAGATATTAAAAATTGCACCTAAAGGTGAAAAAAATATAAAGGTTATTGATATATGA
- a CDS encoding Fur family transcriptional regulator, giving the protein MDVEKYLRKRRIKVTKARLNILDILSKSENAITVDNLFEKCRERNINVDLSTIYRSLELFENKKIVRKFDLGENKYSYAIMRKKHKHILECKICHKEVEIDCPMQQIEEIIKSKTGFVFEDEELDFKLNGICADCRKRKSSKN; this is encoded by the coding sequence ATGGATGTAGAAAAGTACTTGAGAAAACGTAGAATAAAAGTTACAAAAGCAAGATTAAATATTTTAGATATATTATCTAAGAGTGAGAATGCTATAACTGTTGATAATTTATTTGAAAAGTGTAGAGAAAGAAACATAAATGTAGATTTATCCACTATTTATAGATCCTTAGAATTGTTTGAAAATAAGAAAATTGTTAGAAAATTTGATTTGGGTGAAAATAAATATAGTTACGCTATAATGAGAAAAAAGCATAAACATATATTGGAGTGTAAAATATGTCATAAGGAAGTAGAAATAGACTGTCCTATGCAGCAAATAGAGGAAATTATAAAAAGCAAAACAGGCTTTGTATTTGAGGATGAAGAACTGGATTTTAAATTAAATGGAATATGTGCAGATTGTAGAAAGAGAAAAAGTAGTAAAAACTAA